The window CCTTCTTCTCTGCTTCTTCACTAACATAACGATGTCGTGGTATATATATTCCATTCTTCTCTGTGGCAGTATATGCCTCTGAATGAACATAAGAAACATGTCATACATTTTAGCCTGCAGCAAAGTAACAATAAGGAATAATTAAATAACCtgtcaaacaaaaaaattatatggaGAGAGAGATATAGAGAGCACATCAACGCTGGAATCAGTTAACAACCTTGCTTGAGTCGATGAATCTCAGAATACAAATCGTTGATCAAAACAGACCTCATCGTTTTTTGAATGACCTGAAACAATAAGTAACAACATACCATAACAAGGGTCAGATCGAAAGACAGTTCAACTATATAATTTGAGAGAACATGGATGAGCTTCTACATCGAATCAATACTTCCTATAACTATTACCTTCATCAAAAGTTAGATGCTTTTACAGGCATTCTTCAAAGTCTTGGGCATCTACATCGATTCTAACTCGAACCTCATCATTATCACCAGTTGCATGTTCCACATCCTGTCCATCGCACGGATCATCATCATGTGTTGAGGACATATCAAAGAAATCGCGTGGTCTCGTTTTGATTGCAACATGCCATTCTATATCTGTTGGGTCTTGTACATAGAACACTTGTAGTGCTTGTGATGCGAGAATGAAGGGGTCACTCGTAGACGACATCTTATTGAAGTTAACCAATCTAAAGCCATATCTGTCTGTTTTTACTCCCTTACCAGTATTTCTGGAAGTGCCATTAAACCAGTTGCACTTGAATAAAACCACCGTGTGTTCCATATGGTACTTGATTTCAAATACATCAGTCAGAACCCCATAGTAGTCTACCAAACTGGTAACAGGGTTCCGGTCACGTGGGCCAGCATAACTTGGAACATCAGACTGTAGGAAAACACCATAGTTTTGGTAGTTCCCATTGGATTGTGTGCCTCTTACTTTGAACCTGAACCCATTACATACAAAAGTCTTATATCTCCGACACCACTTACTAGGTCCATTAGCAAGCGCCACCAAGTCGTCAGTTGCACTTGGATCACCTGATTGTTGCAATTGATTAACCTACACAATTTACACCCAGGTTCATATGCATAGTTAAGAATTGGAAGCTAAATAGGAAACCAGTACACACAGAATTAACTTATTCCGTACTAACATGGTTTTCGAACCAATCTGGGAAGGATTTAATAGCTTCTTTCTCTGCTTCTAGCATGGTTACACGCATTCCTCGAGTTTTTTGAGCATTTTCCACGTAACTTCTGTAGGTGAAAATAAAGTCAATGTCACTCTGTAGAACCAACAGTAGAGTTTCAGAAGTTGGTGCCATTGAACTGCAGTTTATAACATTTAAGTTTAATCACCTCCTATATGCCATTGACTTATCACAATTGGCTAAAACATACGATCGTGCAATCTCCCAATCGTGGTTGTCAAGATGATAATCTTCCCGTATACCAAGTGAATGGCCGGTGGCACAAAATATGTCAAAGTCGCCCTCATGGTCAGGCCGTAATATATTTGCATTTCGGCTTGGACGGTTCAAACGTGTTTCCACGCCTTCCAAGTACATCGCACAAAAAGACAAGCACTCCTCAGCCAGATATCCTTGGGTCATGCTTCCCTCTGGTCGATTTTTATTTCTAACATACTTCTTCAACGTAAGCAGGAACCTAATTTAAATAGTACAACATCAAAATTGATGTTCTAAATAGTATGATGCACAGATGTAATACCTATAGAAACATACTAAAAGTTAAGGAATACCTCTCAATTGGGTACATCCATCTGTAGTGCACCGGACCTGCAAGTGCAGCTTCCTCGGCAAGATGTATTGTGAGGTGAAGACTGACGACAAAGAACGCAGGGGGTAATATCCTTTCCAATTGGCATAGGATCATCATTATTTTGGGTGTAAGTTTGCGAAAGCCTTCCACTGACCCTTTTTTAGTACACAAATGTCTGAAGAATGCACTTAGTTCTAATACTATCTGTGCAGTCCCAGATGGGAGGCTTTTGCGTATGGCAATTGGAAGGAACTGCTGCATTAAAACGTGCCAATCATGACTTTTAAGTCCCCTTATGATCTTTTCCCTTACATGCACAAGACGTGAAATATTGGACGAGTAATTGTCAGGCACTTTTATTGAGGCTAAGACCTTGCAAAACAATTCCTTCTCTAATGGTTTCATAGTATATGCACCGGGAGGCATCTTTGGCTTTCCATTGACAAATTTGATCTGCAACTCCGGTTTCATGCCCATCAATTCCAAGTCCAACCTTGCATTCATGTTATCCTTGCTTTTCCCAACAATACCCAGCAGCGTTGCAACCAAACTTTCAGTTACATTTTTTTCAATGTGCATGACATCAAGGCAGTGTCGAAGGAGAAGATGTTCCCAATACCGCAATTGGAAGAAAATACTATGTTTCTTCCATGGCCCAACCGTTGGTGTAGGTGGTGGTCTTTTGTCTCCAACCAGTTTCCGTGGCGTCTTACCATATTTGAACCGTAAAGTGGACAACCGCCGAAGGCATTCACGTCCGGTCATAGGGGAAGGTGCTTGCTCTCTTTCGTCAGAAAGATTAAAGGCTTTCCTTTGTCGACGAAAAACATGTGACATGGGCAAGAAACGACGGTGACCCCTATAACAATATTTCCTACCCTTTTTGAGATATGTCGACTCGGTGTTGTAATTGCAATGAGGACATGCTAATTTCCCATGTGTGCTCCAACCAGACAAGTTCCCATAGGCGGGGAAGTCGCTAATAGTCCACAAAACAGCTGCTCGTAAGGTGAAGGTCTCTTGCCTAAACGTATCATAAGTGGGAACCCCGGAGGTCCACAATACCTTCAGCTCGTCTATTAATGGTTGAAGGTATACATCAATATCATTTCCCGGAGATTCTTTGCCCGGTATTAACAAAGCCATCAATATGAAAGGTGATTTCATACACAACCAAGGTGGTAAATTGTATATGGTCAACAATACTGGCCATGTGCTATAGTCGGTGCTGCATTTTCCGAAGGGGTTGAATCCATCACTTGCCAACCCAAGACGTACATTGCGCATTTCCTCACCAAATGTTGGAAATTTCAAATCTAATTGCTTCCATGTAAAGGAATCAGCTGGATGTCTTAAGTAGCCATCCTCGGGCCGAGAAAGACCATGCCAACACATATCTTCACTGGTGTGTCGAGACATGTAAAGCCGTTGCAAGCGGGGTGTAATAGGAAAATATGTTAGCACCTTCCGAGGTATTCTCTTTTTACTGCTTGGCGCTGTGTCATCTACCTCGGTTGTATATCTagacacaccacatgtaggaCAAACATCTAAACCACTGTTATGTTTCCAATACAACATGCAGTCATTTTCACATGCATGGATCTTTTGGTGAGGCAACATGAATTTTTTCAGCAATCCCTTTGTACTCATCACCTTCTTCGGTAAAGAATGACCATTTGGGAGTATATGTTTGAGAAGCTGAAGATTAGCTTGTACTGCACTTTCACTGCACCCATATAAGCACTTGTTTTGAAATACTCGTATTAGGAAATCCATTTTCTTCATACCACATCCCGGATATAATTCCGTATTTGCATCTTGCACCATGGCTTCAAACTTACGTGCATATGCAGGTATTGAAGCTTCCTGCTCGCTGTGATTATTAATAGGCATGCCACCCATCACACTGGGACCAGAGAAAATATCTTCAAGCAAGGGGCGTAGTTCAGAATGAGGAGTATTAATAGCAGCAAGTTGTTATGCAGCTTCGCTACTTGGAAGAGGGTCACCAAATGTCTCTCCATGCCATACCCACGAGCCTTGCAAGTATGAACGGTCCATACCTTCAACAATTAGATGCGCTTCGACTTCTTTATTACTCAACCAGAACCTATTCAAGCATTTAGCACACGGACATTTGATGTTCCCCTCATGAGAAGCAACTTCCAATGAGTTTGAGATAAATTTTGCTAGCCCTGTTCTGTAATCCTCTGTAAACAGATTGAAAGAGGCCCAACTTTTGTCCATCATCACTGAGTATAATCAATAGTTTCTAGAATTGGAACAACAAGGTGCCTAAAGATGAAAAAGGCAAGTAAAATATGTAACGTAAACAAATTAAGTAAATATAGTATGTGAATACTATATGGACAGAATTTACATAAGCAACTGCAAGGGAGAGTATATTATTTTagaaatcaatttttgtaaGTGGGAAAACAACTCCAATCGCATTTATGAGTGACATTGTATATATGAGTCTTGCACAGGATTTTAGGGTGCATGGGATAGTAAAAAGGTCATAAAAGTCACCAAAAGAAGTTAAGGAAAAAGTTCATATACTGAGTAATGTCGGTCAGGCAGTCATTAGTTTAAAATGTAGAGGTATTTAGTATGTTTTGTATACAACATTTGTATAGTATTTGTAGGAATGTGAATCGTGTTTCATTCCAAATTTGTATCTATGTATAGAGGTTTAAGTGTTCCATTCTAGAATGGTTAAAAGTCCATTGTTCAAAACCTCACATATCTTGATTTGCACCATTTGATAAAAAGGCACGAATTGAAGGAAGATATATTTACCAAATGATTATTCACAGAAAAGCACAGTTAAGAAATGATTATTCACAGAAAAGCACTTTTACCAAATAATCAGGCAAGCATTTGAATTGTATTCTTTCTAAAAACAACTGAAACAcaagttaaaataaataaacagataGATAGGCTTAAGCACTAGATTGCAAATATTTCCCTGAAGCTTATAAAATTAGGTGCGGAAGAAGTTAGGGACAGGAAGAGATGCAGGAACCTTGAAGTGGAGTTGAAGGGATTCTTCAAGACGTAATCCGTGTACAGCTCATAGATATGTTTCAAGAGACCTTCCATGTGCTGTGTCCCAGGCTCAGAGACAACAAAGAACTTTGTCCCTGCAAATAATGAAGGTATATCATCACTTTCACAATCCAAGACATTGTAAAAATTTAtagtaaatttttttcttcccaGGATAAATTGAACAGCCACAGgaaaaatgaaattgagacCAACATCCTGTTCGATAAAAAAGTCCCaattcaaaaggaaaaaaagccAAGCCCAAAATAACAGACTCAATTACtctaaaaacagaaaacaataaaacttgTCAACACTGAAACAAACAGTAACTTCGTGCTAAACACTTTCTAAACCAGGCAGATGGACCCGAGTCGACATCCTAGCTACTAAACCAACTCATTCGCCTTACAAAATTCAAGTCTAGCAGTTGTCAAGACGTGTAATATGTACGGTAAGCTTGTATCATTAGAGCTACTTTTTGcttaagaagaaaaacaaacgaGTAAAATGGTATCATAGCAGAAAGTACAGAACTCAGAAAACCCAATATTCACTACAATAATATGACGCAAGTCAAAGCGGATTGGTAGATATAGAAACTAgaaggagcaaaacaaaaggTTTCACCCTTTCTATAACCAGACCAAAGAAGATCCTAATTATGTGGAAATTGATAACATCACACAAGATCATGTAGAGGAAAACACTTGTCCATAGCCCATCTTCAAAATACAGAACCACAAGATAGATGTTGCCGTTGACACCAAATGGCTTACAAGAAACCACCACTATTAGTTGTGTCAATTAACGGATCAACTCACTCAATCCCAATATTTAGCAGTCACCACACTTGCGAAACTCTCGTTGTGTACCCATCTTCCAAATTACAGAACCACAAGACATCTGTTGCCTAAATCGTACACTAAATGGCTTATAACAACACTGCCATTCAACTTGCTCGATGACAATATTTAGCATTGACCTCAGTTATGAATTTATTCCCCCACCCCCGGTAATAACTATCATCCGCTAGATTACATCGTAAAGTGGTCCTAAACTACTGCAATGCACAACATAAAACACAAGTAGGACTAGCAACAGATAGATAACAATAATAGGCTTAAACCCTGTATGGTTTCCAGATTGTTCCAACTTGAACAGATAGAAGAAGCACTTCAAACTGAACTAACAAAAAACTCCAACAGAATCGCAGACATAATAAACAAATTGAAATGTTTAGTCTAAAAAATGCTGAATATTGAAtttgtggaacacaaaattacctGTTTAGACTCCCCAAAATCAATCCAGTTGGTTGCAACCCCAAATTGATTGCAAGAAACCCAGCTGATAATAAATAATGAACTGAGGAGCTTAATTTGCTGAGAAATTGACAGGGCAAGGTATGCGAAGCAAATACCCAGCCGCGTGGGAGCGGACTTCCGTTGACCCCTCAAGTCGCCAACTAAACGAGGCCACTAAGCTTCTTGTCCGCTACGCCCTGTCCGCATTGCCCGACTGGGACTGGTTCGCAGAACCGGTCGACTTCATCACTGATGCAATAATGGCCGATACATGCGAGTAGGGTCGAAGGCTCTGTCCTTCTATGGGTTTTGGCTCTATCTCCCTTTTGTATTAGATGTGCATCCGTAGGTCCTGATAAGCAAAGATATATCCCAgctttataaacaaaaaaattaacctGCCCTACcacacaaaataaattaaaaaatacatatgaAATTAAAAAGTAGAAGGAAatacaatttaagaaataaaaatatttaacagCCACCAATGATTGGTGGCTGAATCTTGAAGGCGACCAACATCAGTGGCATCCCATGGTAAAGCCACCAAAAAATTGTAAGAGTAGCAACTTTACATATATGGCCACCAATTGCAAAGGGTGGGAAAAAAATGGTGGCCTATGAGGCAAATTCTAGTAGTGATATTATCAAAACCATGTGACAGTGCCGATGGATTTTGTTCGATCTAAACCCCACAGGCGATTGGTTGGCTTTGAGTTGGGAGAGGATTATCAAGTGCCAGCGAGCGCGACAAGTCAGGCAACCAAACAACCAATCATACATATGCAGATGatcatatgtgtatatataatgATAGCATACGAAACATCCAAAATATACACACAGACTAATCTATTACTTGAGCTCGCTAAGAAAGAAGCTGGTGATCCCTCTCCAACTTCAGCACAGCCAGACTCAAAAAAAACACACTCAAAGGTAGCATTTGTTTTACAAGAATGGGGTTCGAGATTGAACATGAGATTTCATTCTCATTCTCGTACGTGTTTGTGTTTGGCATGCACGCGTCTTCGGAAACATTTTGTTACGAAAATGTGATAACTCCTATAGAGAAATCTACATGAAACTCAATAACGTACTTGAGTTTGTCATTTCCTTCCTAAAGAATGCATTTAATTTATACAATTTTATAATTGATTAGATTCTTGCTAGTATACTTTACAaaccaaatattttaaatttttaatggcaacattcttcatttttttttcttcttccttaatATGAAATAACAATGTTgtttccaaataattaatttcacaaaacaaCGATAACGTTAGACATGCATGTACtgcatttttcattttatgtgATTTATTAAGAGTGTgtattataaatatatacatcaCATTTTATTTGCACGTGTTATGCTAAATACTTTGTACGCTACTTATAATATTGTTCAATATACAAAAATGTAGTATTTTTATAAACGCAAACtcgtgttaaaaaaaaaatcaatatactAAGAATATAGTCCATTATAGTAAGTATTACAAAATTTCTTAACACTTGGTGCGTTAGACCGCGTTTCCGTATACTTCAATCTCTATGGGTGATGGTTATTTCTCCTTTTGAAAATGTGAATGGGTTTGCAGGGCACGTGTCAATTGTCGTTTGCAggtcaaacatgaacccaactAACCAAGAAATTAGAAAGCTAGAAACTTGTGGTTGCAGAATTTCATGATTTCATGAtttctttatttaatttttcttttttatctttATCTTTCTAAGTTTTTGGCCTAAATAGTATTAGGTGGGTTCCACTCTCACCAAGTAATTAGGCTTTCTATTGCATTCTTTTGATTattattaaaggaaaactaatgaaaaatgcttgaaagttttgagttttagtgataaggacaaaataaaaggtaaagtgaatagtatcaagattgactttttagtgtaaaaatgtgatttttcgttaaagtgaacagtaccaggtgctttttattaaagttccctattattAAAGCCAGTTTCATCTGGAGTCAAATATTAATGCACTTTTAATATGGAATTATTATTGTCATTCTAAAAATTTTATTATACTAATGCACTTTTAATAGGGAATTATTATTGTCAttctaaaaaatttattatacattgttaaattttttatatttgaaaagaaaaatacacgtgtgagaagtgtagaatgaga is drawn from Malus domestica chromosome 14, GDT2T_hap1 and contains these coding sequences:
- the LOC139191286 gene encoding uncharacterized protein, which produces MGGMPINNHSEQEASIPAYARKFEAMVQDANTELYPGCGMKKMDFLIRVFQNKCLYGCSESAVQANLQLLKHILPNGHSLPKKVMSTKGLLKKFMLPHQKIHACENDCMLYWKHNSGLDVCPTCGVSRYTTEVDDTAPSSKKRIPRKVLTYFPITPRLQRLYMSRHTSEDMCWHGLSRPEDGYLRHPADSFTWKQLDLKFPTFGEEMRNVRLGLASDGFNPFGKCSTDYSTWPVLLTIYNLPPWLCMKSPFILMALLIPGKESPGNDIDVYLQPLIDELKVLWTSGVPTYDTFRQETFTLRAAVLWTISDFPAYGNLSGWSTHGKLACPHCNYNTESTYLKKGRKYCYRGHRRFLPMSHVFRRQRKAFNLSDEREQAPSPMTGRECLRRLSTLRFKYGKTPRKLVGDKRPPPTPTVGPWKKHSIFFQLRYWEHLLLRHCLDVMHIEKNVTESLVATLLGIVGKSKDNMNARLDLELMGMKPELQIKFVNGKPKMPPGAYTMKPLEKELFCKVLASIKVPDNYSSNISRLVHVREKIIRGLKSHDWHVLMQQFLPIAIRKSLPSGTAQIVLELSAFFRHLCTKKGSVEGFRKLTPKIMMILCQLERILPPAFFVVSLHLTIHLAEEAALAGPVHYRWMYPIERFLLTLKKYVRNKNRPEGSMTQGYLAEECLSFCAMYLEGVETRLNRPSRNANILRPDHEGDFDIFCATGHSLGIREDYHLDNHDWEIARSSMAPTSETLLLVLQSDIDFIFTYRSYVENAQKTRGMRVTMLEAEKEAIKSFPDWFENHVNQLQQSGDPSATDDLVALANGPSKWCRRYKTFVCNGFRFKVRGTQSNGNYQNYGVFLQSDVPSYAGPRDRNPVTSLVDYYGVLTDVFEIKYHMEHTVVLFKCNWFNGTSRNTGKGVKTDRYGFRLVNFNKMSSTSDPFILASQALQVFYVQDPTDIEWHVAIKTRPRDFFDMSSTHDDDPCDGQDVEHATGDNDEVIQKTMRSVLINDLYSEIHRLKQEAYTATEKNGIYIPRHRYVSEEAEKKIERMKLDYDSKHKKKLEETGHALYGLEDKHLKQMRPSKSRNL